A window of Halobellus sp. LT62 contains these coding sequences:
- the ribH gene encoding 6,7-dimethyl-8-ribityllumazine synthase, with protein sequence MVTLGLVVAEFNASVTERMEAAAREAAAERDADIGTELSVPGVYDSPLAADRLARRDEVDAVAVVGAIVTGDTDHDRVIADATAQSLTEVSLDRDVPVTFGVSGPGQSGAEARERVEKGAEAVNAAVDMVETLA encoded by the coding sequence ATGGTAACGCTCGGATTAGTGGTGGCCGAATTCAACGCCTCGGTCACCGAACGAATGGAAGCGGCCGCACGCGAGGCGGCCGCGGAACGTGACGCCGACATCGGGACGGAGCTCTCGGTACCCGGCGTCTACGACTCGCCGCTGGCCGCTGACCGACTCGCCCGACGCGACGAGGTCGACGCCGTCGCCGTCGTCGGCGCGATCGTCACCGGCGACACCGACCACGACCGCGTCATCGCGGACGCGACGGCCCAATCGCTCACGGAGGTCAGTCTCGATCGGGACGTTCCGGTCACGTTCGGCGTCTCCGGCCCCGGACAGAGCGGGGCCGAGGCGAGAGAGCGAGTCGAGAAAGGTGCGGAAGCGGTAAACGCCGCGGTCGATATGGTGGAGACGTTGGCATGA
- a CDS encoding flippase activity-associated protein Agl23, protein MSPDEGPRETDEPSSEATRPADSVDIDVDTDTESDVDTDIASDADNAAGAGDDADAIADSDTTPNRRDERDDAIEHVDLADDASQSAESGSPSRPSNGDGEDDSGSTRRHALFGVLGFTAVALVLRLVALGGRIFHWDEGRVGYWILRYHETGVHTYRPIVHGPFLPIVNDWLFVLLPVSDFAARLPVALVGGLFPLAAWLFRERLRDTELVALAALLALNPLVVYYSRFMRNDVLVAAFSVVALGLVVRGFDTGRLRYAFPTTAFFALAFTTKANALLYVLCFLGAGALIADHRLLASRARGESARTVVGRWRTSVSRSLTAHGPTAKASLARVLATGGGALVLFLAITVFFYAPRPDLWQALSNPAQLPNVLDAGTVGAAEKLTETWGGGGHQDHPYLPYLVDLVESLVYGAPALIAFGLLGVVADRYGLFGDGPRELVTFATYWAVASLFGYPIATDIEAPWAAIHVIVPLAIPGAVGVAFIVDAARDALDSRDAVSVGLAALILLSAIGGVAGANAAYFNSTDEADKQVLQWAQPENSLKPTIEVVGDVAAENDEGADVLFVGTSPPGSDETLFYVRDESSLNTAPPGGPAWHDRLPLPWYLERADANVTSSPPDADLSETLSDPPPVVIAKGYDRNEVSRELSGYAAFEHKFRLWSDSVVVFIDREELRRVAPEYESESSAATS, encoded by the coding sequence ATGAGCCCTGACGAGGGCCCCCGCGAGACGGACGAACCCTCCTCGGAAGCGACGCGACCGGCGGATTCGGTCGATATCGATGTCGATACCGACACTGAGAGCGACGTCGACACCGACATCGCGAGCGACGCTGACAACGCCGCCGGTGCCGGCGATGACGCCGACGCGATTGCCGATTCCGATACGACGCCGAACCGTCGAGACGAACGCGACGATGCGATAGAGCACGTCGACCTCGCCGACGACGCGTCACAGAGCGCGGAATCCGGATCGCCGTCTCGGCCGTCGAACGGGGACGGCGAGGACGACTCCGGATCGACCCGACGGCACGCGCTGTTCGGCGTCCTCGGGTTCACCGCAGTCGCGCTCGTGCTCCGTCTCGTCGCGCTCGGTGGTCGGATCTTCCACTGGGACGAGGGCCGCGTCGGCTACTGGATCCTCCGCTACCACGAGACGGGGGTGCACACGTATCGGCCGATCGTTCACGGGCCGTTCCTCCCGATCGTCAACGACTGGCTGTTCGTGCTCCTTCCGGTCTCGGACTTCGCGGCGCGCCTCCCGGTCGCTCTCGTCGGCGGGCTGTTCCCGCTGGCGGCGTGGCTGTTCCGCGAGCGGCTCCGGGACACCGAACTCGTCGCGCTCGCGGCGCTGCTCGCGCTGAACCCCCTCGTCGTCTATTACTCGCGGTTCATGCGCAACGACGTCCTCGTGGCCGCGTTCTCCGTCGTCGCGCTCGGCCTCGTCGTCCGCGGCTTCGACACCGGCCGACTGCGGTACGCCTTCCCCACGACCGCATTCTTCGCGCTCGCGTTCACGACGAAGGCGAACGCGCTGCTGTACGTGCTCTGCTTCCTCGGGGCGGGAGCGCTGATCGCCGACCACCGGCTGCTCGCCTCACGGGCGCGAGGCGAGTCCGCTCGCACCGTCGTCGGGCGGTGGCGCACCTCGGTTTCGCGGAGCCTGACGGCGCACGGCCCGACCGCGAAGGCCTCGCTCGCCCGCGTGCTCGCCACCGGGGGCGGCGCGCTCGTCCTGTTTCTGGCGATCACCGTGTTCTTCTACGCGCCGCGGCCGGACCTCTGGCAGGCGCTCTCGAACCCCGCACAGCTTCCGAACGTGCTCGACGCGGGGACGGTCGGCGCGGCCGAGAAACTGACCGAAACGTGGGGCGGCGGCGGCCATCAGGACCACCCGTATCTGCCGTATCTCGTCGACCTCGTCGAGTCGCTCGTCTACGGCGCGCCGGCGCTCATCGCGTTCGGCCTCTTGGGCGTCGTCGCGGACCGGTACGGGCTCTTCGGCGACGGGCCGCGCGAACTCGTCACGTTCGCGACGTACTGGGCGGTCGCGTCGCTGTTCGGCTACCCGATCGCGACCGACATCGAAGCGCCGTGGGCGGCGATCCACGTGATCGTGCCGCTGGCGATTCCGGGGGCGGTCGGCGTCGCGTTCATCGTCGACGCCGCGCGCGACGCGCTCGACTCACGAGACGCGGTGAGCGTCGGGCTCGCGGCGCTCATTCTCCTCTCCGCTATCGGGGGCGTCGCCGGCGCGAACGCCGCGTACTTCAACTCCACCGACGAGGCCGACAAACAGGTGCTTCAGTGGGCACAGCCGGAGAACTCGCTGAAGCCGACGATCGAAGTCGTCGGCGACGTCGCGGCCGAAAACGACGAGGGTGCCGACGTCCTCTTCGTCGGGACGAGTCCGCCGGGCAGCGACGAGACGCTGTTCTACGTGCGCGACGAATCGTCGCTGAATACGGCACCGCCCGGGGGGCCAGCGTGGCACGACCGGCTGCCGCTGCCGTGGTATCTCGAACGCGCCGACGCGAACGTAACGAGTTCGCCGCCCGACGCCGACCTGAGCGAGACGCTCTCGGACCCGCCGCCGGTCGTGATCGCGAAGGGCTACGACCGAAACGAAGTCTCCAGAGAGCTGTCCGGATACGCCGCCTTCGAGCACAAGTTCCGACTGTGGAGCGACAGCGTCGTCGTCTTCATCGATCGCGAGGAACTCCGGCGCGTCGCGCCGGAGTACGAGTCCGAATCGTCGGCTGCGACGTCGTAA
- a CDS encoding 5-(carboxyamino)imidazole ribonucleotide synthase, with protein sequence MTVTVPGPTLGVVGGGQLGRMLAEAAAPLGVDVVVLDPTPECPASPVAREQVVGDFDDPEAFRELASKVDALTFEIELADADLLDEVADEFDLSVNPDPATLSMIEDKLVQKRALEDAGVPVPPFRKVDDADDLRDALDEFGSVMLKARTGGYDGRGNVPVTDPAEADEAIEAVGGPAMAETFVDFARELSVIAVQGDGEVRTFPAGENVHEEEILRETILPARTSDEILERADEVARDVLSTLSGRGVFGIELFETPDGDISVNEIAPRPHNSGHWTIEGARTSQFEQHVRAVLGWPLGSTRLRCPTVMANVLGTVEESKPARLGTVEAVLENQDASLHWYGKSEVRPLRKMGHVTVTGDGDSERSDTACADTDAGDGDSERLLAHAREIRDALTFE encoded by the coding sequence GTGACCGTCACCGTACCCGGACCCACGCTCGGCGTCGTCGGCGGCGGCCAACTCGGCCGGATGCTCGCCGAGGCGGCCGCCCCGCTCGGCGTCGACGTGGTCGTTCTCGATCCGACGCCGGAGTGTCCCGCCTCGCCCGTCGCCCGCGAACAGGTCGTCGGCGACTTCGACGACCCCGAGGCGTTCCGCGAACTCGCCTCGAAGGTCGACGCGCTGACCTTCGAGATCGAACTCGCAGACGCCGACCTGCTGGATGAAGTCGCCGACGAGTTCGACCTCTCGGTGAACCCCGACCCGGCGACGCTCTCGATGATCGAAGACAAGCTCGTCCAGAAGCGCGCGCTCGAAGACGCGGGCGTGCCCGTCCCGCCGTTCCGGAAGGTCGACGACGCCGACGACCTCCGAGACGCGCTCGATGAGTTCGGCTCGGTGATGCTGAAAGCCCGAACCGGCGGCTACGACGGCCGGGGGAACGTCCCGGTGACCGACCCCGCCGAGGCCGACGAGGCGATCGAGGCCGTCGGCGGTCCCGCGATGGCCGAGACGTTCGTCGACTTCGCGCGGGAGCTGTCGGTGATCGCCGTGCAGGGCGACGGCGAGGTCCGCACGTTCCCCGCCGGCGAGAACGTCCACGAGGAGGAGATCCTCAGAGAAACGATCCTCCCTGCGCGCACGAGTGATGAGATACTGGAGCGCGCCGACGAGGTCGCCCGCGACGTCCTCTCGACGCTCTCGGGCCGCGGCGTCTTCGGGATCGAGCTGTTCGAGACCCCTGATGGCGACATCTCGGTCAACGAGATCGCGCCGCGCCCGCACAACTCCGGACACTGGACGATCGAGGGCGCGCGCACCTCGCAGTTCGAACAGCACGTCCGCGCCGTCCTCGGGTGGCCGCTGGGATCGACCCGCCTGCGCTGTCCCACTGTGATGGCGAACGTCCTTGGAACCGTCGAGGAGTCCAAGCCGGCGCGACTCGGAACCGTCGAGGCTGTCCTCGAAAATCAGGACGCCTCGTTGCACTGGTACGGCAAGAGCGAGGTGCGCCCGCTGCGGAAGATGGGACACGTCACCGTGACCGGTGACGGCGACAGTGAGCGAAGCGACACCGCGTGCGCCGATACCGACGCCGGCGACGGCGACAGCGAAAGGCTCCTCGCGCACGCGAGAGAAATCAGGGACGCGCTGACGTTCGAGTGA
- the purE gene encoding 5-(carboxyamino)imidazole ribonucleotide mutase, whose amino-acid sequence MTDYTPADESDVTVQDLIDRLRAEADADVDPETTPDVGIIMGSDSDLETMSGAHDALSELGFAEQTDFRDAPDSRFTYETYVVSAHRTPELMYAYGETAEARGLDVVIAGAGGKSADLPNMTASIAYPIPVVGVPVQEKSVDSVIGMPTGAPIVAVDAGKSFNAALSAAQILSREHDVLRERLVEYHEGLVGGVARDSRDLHDLGVDAYVESRREE is encoded by the coding sequence ATGACCGATTACACGCCAGCCGACGAAAGCGACGTGACCGTACAGGACCTGATCGACCGACTCCGCGCCGAAGCCGACGCCGACGTCGATCCCGAAACGACCCCCGACGTCGGGATCATCATGGGGTCGGACTCGGATCTGGAGACGATGTCGGGCGCGCACGACGCGCTCTCGGAACTCGGCTTCGCCGAGCAGACGGACTTCCGCGACGCGCCCGACTCGCGCTTTACCTACGAGACGTACGTCGTCTCCGCGCACCGGACGCCGGAGCTGATGTACGCCTACGGCGAGACTGCCGAGGCGCGCGGACTCGACGTCGTGATCGCGGGCGCGGGCGGCAAGTCCGCGGACCTGCCGAACATGACTGCCTCGATCGCGTACCCGATCCCGGTCGTCGGCGTCCCCGTCCAAGAGAAGTCCGTCGACTCCGTGATCGGGATGCCGACCGGCGCGCCCATCGTCGCCGTCGACGCGGGCAAATCGTTCAACGCCGCGCTGTCGGCCGCACAGATTCTCTCTCGCGAGCACGACGTGCTGCGAGAGCGGCTCGTCGAGTACCACGAGGGACTGGTCGGCGGCGTCGCCCGCGACTCGCGCGACCTCCACGATCTCGGCGTCGACGCGTACGTCGAGAGCCGACGCGAAGAGTAA
- a CDS encoding NADH-quinone oxidoreductase subunit A, translating into MSEWIAIGALGLVAVGIPLGMMAVSAILRPSVPEQGKRATYESGEVPTGTARVQFNIQYYMVALLFVVFDVETVLIFPWAVIYRPALDQGVALSTVLLPMLAFVGILVVGLVWAWRNGAVKWVKSPLANRRKTERNA; encoded by the coding sequence ATGAGTGAATGGATAGCAATCGGGGCACTCGGGCTCGTCGCCGTCGGCATCCCGCTCGGGATGATGGCGGTCTCGGCGATCCTTCGCCCGTCGGTCCCCGAACAAGGCAAACGCGCCACCTACGAGAGCGGTGAGGTACCGACCGGCACGGCACGCGTCCAGTTTAACATCCAGTACTATATGGTCGCGCTGCTGTTCGTCGTGTTCGACGTCGAAACCGTTCTCATCTTCCCGTGGGCCGTCATCTACCGGCCCGCACTGGATCAGGGAGTCGCCCTCTCGACGGTACTGCTGCCGATGCTCGCATTCGTCGGCATCCTCGTCGTCGGACTGGTCTGGGCGTGGCGCAACGGCGCGGTCAAGTGGGTCAAAAGCCCGCTGGCTAACCGCCGGAAGACGGAGAGAAACGCATGA
- a CDS encoding NADH-quinone oxidoreductase subunit B: protein MSSERDTPFVTDDTQVQTDTRDARMTGAGADNRFNSKLREAFGSSPFILTKFDQFMNWVRGSSMFMLQFGIACCSIEMMHTYSVKHDLDRFAAGVPRASPRQADVIIVPGTIVSKFAPRMKRVYDQMPEPKFVVGMGSCTISGGPFQEGYNVIKGAEEVIPVDIHVPGCPPRPEALIYGVAKLQQRIAEGESSPVTVKPYELEQFNDLEQDEIVEKLAEQIDEDDLVMRYNWADSP from the coding sequence ATGAGTAGCGAACGAGACACACCATTCGTCACGGACGACACGCAGGTACAGACCGACACGCGGGACGCCCGGATGACGGGCGCTGGCGCGGACAACCGCTTCAACTCGAAGCTTCGGGAGGCGTTCGGCTCCTCGCCGTTCATCCTCACGAAGTTCGACCAGTTCATGAACTGGGTCCGCGGCTCCTCGATGTTTATGCTGCAGTTCGGAATCGCCTGCTGCAGCATCGAGATGATGCACACGTACTCGGTGAAACACGACCTCGACCGGTTCGCGGCCGGGGTGCCCCGCGCGTCGCCGCGACAGGCTGACGTCATCATCGTCCCCGGAACGATCGTCTCGAAGTTCGCCCCGCGGATGAAGCGCGTCTACGACCAGATGCCCGAGCCGAAGTTCGTCGTTGGGATGGGCTCCTGTACGATTTCGGGCGGTCCGTTCCAAGAGGGCTACAACGTCATCAAGGGCGCAGAGGAGGTCATCCCGGTCGACATCCACGTCCCCGGTTGCCCCCCGCGTCCTGAGGCGCTCATCTACGGCGTCGCGAAGCTGCAACAGCGCATCGCCGAGGGCGAGTCGAGTCCGGTGACGGTGAAGCCGTACGAGCTCGAACAGTTCAACGACCTCGAACAGGACGAAATCGTCGAGAAACTCGCCGAGCAGATCGACGAGGACGATCTGGTGATGCGCTACAACTGGGCTGATTCGCCATGA
- a CDS encoding NADH-quinone oxidoreductase subunit D, producing the protein MSLEEPTPEEGAVEVLPTEGDEIAELLGDLVVDREEHVNAPGFVIRPDSVQETLTLLRDEAGFDHLSCVTAEEREDRYESIYHLTSFDDRQREVSVVVPTTKDDPVSESAEPVFRTADWHEREAYDLIGIDYDDHPDLRRILLPDTWQGHPLSQNYDQDRPQIVTLKEWENPLAEDHREEEGDTMYVNIGPHHPATHGVLHIKTVLDGEQVADVDPDIGYLHRCEEQMCQTKTYRHQIMPYPDRWDYASSGLLNEWAYARAAEDLNDIEVPEYAQIIRTMGAEFCRIASHMLAVGTFALDVYGDFTAIFMYAMRDREKVQSVLEELTGQRMMFNYFRLGGVVWDLPEPRDEFFELIRDFLDDLPEAVEEYHDLITSNEILQSRTIGTGVLPPEVAKSYGATGPVARGSGIDYDLRRDDPYGYYDELEWDVITEDGCDNFSRLLVRLREVEESAKIIEQCVDLLEDWPEEERNIQANVPRTLRPDDDKEIYRAVEAAKGELGIYIRADGTEKPGRFKIRSPCFSNLQTLPEMSNGEYIPDMVASLGSLDIVLGEVDR; encoded by the coding sequence ATGAGCCTCGAAGAACCGACCCCAGAAGAGGGCGCGGTCGAGGTGCTGCCGACCGAGGGTGACGAGATCGCCGAACTGCTCGGCGACCTCGTCGTCGACCGCGAGGAGCACGTCAACGCGCCCGGGTTCGTCATCCGACCGGACAGCGTCCAAGAGACGCTCACGCTGCTCCGCGATGAGGCCGGGTTCGATCACCTCTCGTGTGTCACCGCCGAGGAGCGCGAGGACCGCTACGAGTCGATCTACCACCTCACGAGCTTCGACGACCGACAGCGCGAAGTGAGCGTCGTCGTGCCGACGACGAAGGACGATCCCGTCAGCGAGTCCGCCGAACCGGTGTTCCGGACGGCCGACTGGCACGAGCGGGAGGCCTACGACCTGATCGGCATCGACTACGACGACCACCCGGACCTGCGTCGGATCCTGCTGCCGGACACGTGGCAGGGACACCCACTCTCGCAGAACTACGATCAGGACCGGCCGCAGATCGTCACGCTCAAAGAGTGGGAGAACCCCCTCGCCGAGGATCACCGCGAGGAGGAGGGCGACACCATGTACGTCAACATCGGCCCGCACCACCCCGCGACACACGGGGTGCTGCACATCAAGACGGTCCTCGACGGCGAGCAGGTCGCAGACGTCGACCCCGACATCGGCTACCTCCACCGCTGCGAGGAGCAGATGTGCCAGACGAAGACGTATCGTCACCAGATTATGCCGTACCCGGACCGCTGGGACTACGCGTCGTCGGGGCTCCTCAACGAGTGGGCGTACGCCCGCGCGGCGGAGGACCTCAACGACATCGAGGTACCGGAGTACGCCCAGATCATCCGGACGATGGGCGCGGAGTTCTGCCGCATCGCCTCCCATATGCTCGCCGTCGGCACGTTCGCACTCGACGTCTACGGCGACTTCACCGCGATCTTTATGTACGCGATGCGGGACCGCGAGAAAGTGCAGAGCGTCCTCGAAGAGCTCACGGGCCAGCGGATGATGTTCAACTACTTCCGCTTGGGCGGCGTCGTCTGGGACCTCCCCGAGCCGCGCGATGAGTTCTTCGAGCTGATCCGCGACTTCCTCGACGATCTCCCGGAGGCCGTCGAGGAGTACCACGACCTCATCACCTCGAACGAGATCCTGCAGTCGCGGACGATCGGCACGGGCGTCCTCCCGCCGGAGGTCGCGAAGTCCTACGGCGCGACCGGCCCCGTCGCCCGCGGTTCCGGAATCGACTACGACCTCCGCCGCGACGACCCCTACGGCTACTACGACGAGTTGGAGTGGGACGTCATCACCGAGGACGGCTGCGACAACTTCAGTCGCCTGCTCGTTCGCCTCAGAGAGGTCGAAGAGTCGGCGAAGATCATCGAACAGTGTGTCGACCTGCTCGAAGACTGGCCCGAGGAGGAGCGGAACATCCAGGCCAACGTGCCCCGGACGCTCCGCCCCGACGACGACAAAGAGATCTACCGTGCCGTCGAGGCCGCGAAGGGCGAACTCGGCATCTACATCCGAGCGGACGGCACCGAGAAGCCGGGTCGCTTCAAGATCCGCAGTCCGTGCTTCTCGAATCTCCAGACGCTACCCGAGATGAGTAACGGCGAGTACATCCCGGACATGGTCGCCTCGCTCGGTAGCCTCGACATCGTCCTCGGCGAGGTGGACCGCTGA
- a CDS encoding complex I subunit 1/NuoH family protein: MLPLQSEVLLPERIAGLLGLSGTVGEIVGGLLGAFLIANILLIQTAIAGPWAKRKITAAFTDRIAVNRVGPFGLLVIVADAVRLLSKELVIPEGVDRPAYDLGPLLVPFSALLGFAVIPMGNGIHLADPETGAVFAFAASSIASLGLVMMGYASNNKYSLLGGLRAIASNIAYEIPLIVTAASVIIFTGTLQMSEIVAQQTEPLLTIAGVTIPQWFAFVNPFAFVLFVVANLAEVGRNPFDVPEAPTEIVAGYQTEYSSVYFVLIYLGEFIHIFLGGALAATLFLGGPAGPVLPGFVWFLIKIWGFYLFTQWARSAIPRLRIDQFLDVGWKGMLVLSFANLVLTAVIVGVIA; the protein is encoded by the coding sequence ATGCTCCCCCTGCAGTCTGAGGTGCTCCTCCCCGAGCGGATCGCGGGCCTCCTCGGCCTCTCCGGGACGGTCGGAGAGATCGTCGGCGGCTTACTCGGCGCGTTCCTGATCGCGAACATCCTCTTGATCCAGACGGCCATCGCCGGCCCGTGGGCCAAGCGGAAGATCACCGCCGCGTTCACGGACCGAATCGCGGTCAACCGCGTCGGCCCGTTCGGCCTCCTCGTGATCGTCGCCGACGCCGTCCGACTGCTCTCGAAGGAACTCGTGATTCCGGAGGGCGTCGATCGACCGGCGTACGACCTCGGTCCGCTTCTCGTTCCCTTCTCGGCGCTGCTCGGTTTCGCCGTCATCCCGATGGGGAACGGCATCCATCTCGCCGACCCCGAGACCGGCGCGGTGTTCGCCTTCGCGGCGTCCTCTATCGCGTCGCTCGGACTGGTGATGATGGGCTACGCGTCGAACAACAAGTACTCGCTGCTCGGCGGGCTTCGGGCGATCGCCTCCAACATCGCCTACGAGATCCCGCTTATCGTCACCGCGGCGTCGGTGATCATCTTCACCGGCACGCTGCAGATGAGCGAGATCGTCGCCCAGCAGACCGAGCCGCTCTTGACGATCGCGGGCGTGACGATCCCGCAGTGGTTCGCGTTCGTCAACCCCTTCGCGTTCGTGCTGTTCGTCGTCGCGAATCTCGCCGAAGTCGGCCGCAACCCCTTCGATGTGCCGGAAGCGCCGACCGAGATCGTCGCCGGGTACCAGACCGAGTATTCCTCTGTGTACTTTGTGCTGATCTACCTCGGCGAGTTCATCCACATCTTCCTCGGCGGCGCGCTCGCGGCGACGCTGTTCCTCGGCGGCCCGGCCGGACCGGTCCTGCCGGGATTCGTGTGGTTCCTGATCAAGATCTGGGGGTTCTACCTGTTCACCCAGTGGGCGCGTTCGGCGATTCCCCGGCTCCGCATCGATCAGTTCCTCGATGTCGGCTGGAAGGGAATGCTCGTGCTCTCGTTCGCTAACTTGGTGCTCACGGCCGTAATCGTGGGAGTGATAGCATGA
- a CDS encoding NuoI/complex I 23 kDa subunit family protein, translating into MIGVLKSMATTMKHALDGETFTVEYPDVAPEVSPRFRGVHKFSQERCIWCRQCENVCPNDTIQIVMDEQRNGEQYNLHIGQCIYCRLCEEVCPVDAILLTQNFEFVADTKDDFVYNKEQLKNVPWYKDIDPLNSREPDRGAWIGEGEGEVDYQ; encoded by the coding sequence ATGATCGGCGTACTCAAATCGATGGCGACGACGATGAAACACGCGCTGGACGGCGAGACGTTCACGGTCGAGTACCCGGACGTCGCGCCCGAGGTGAGCCCCCGATTCCGCGGGGTCCACAAGTTCAGCCAAGAGCGCTGTATCTGGTGTCGACAGTGCGAGAACGTCTGTCCGAACGACACGATCCAGATCGTGATGGACGAACAGCGCAACGGCGAGCAGTACAACCTCCACATCGGCCAGTGTATCTACTGCCGGCTCTGCGAGGAGGTCTGCCCCGTCGACGCCATTCTGCTGACGCAGAACTTCGAGTTCGTCGCCGACACGAAAGACGACTTCGTCTACAACAAAGAGCAGCTGAAGAACGTCCCGTGGTACAAGGACATCGACCCGCTCAACTCCCGCGAACCCGACCGCGGCGCGTGGATCGGCGAGGGAGAGGGCGAGGTGGACTACCAGTGA
- a CDS encoding NADH-quinone oxidoreductase subunit J — protein MVYETIAFALFALVTVGCSLGVVLVRDIWHSALLLGGALLSVAVHYVMLQAEFLAAMQILVYVGGVLILITFAVMLTRTQPEVSST, from the coding sequence ATGGTTTATGAGACCATCGCGTTCGCGCTGTTCGCCCTCGTGACCGTGGGCTGCAGCCTGGGCGTCGTCCTCGTGCGGGACATCTGGCACTCCGCACTCCTGCTCGGGGGCGCGCTCTTGAGCGTCGCGGTGCACTACGTGATGTTGCAGGCGGAGTTTCTCGCCGCAATGCAGATCCTCGTCTACGTCGGCGGGGTTCTCATCCTCATCACGTTCGCCGTGATGCTGACGCGTACACAACCGGAGGTGAGTAGCACATGA
- a CDS encoding proton-conducting membrane transporter has translation MTTKPELKLGSHLVPGLAAAALFVVMAAAILSSSMPEPQGFAEGANITASIGYAMFNLDLGDVAGESFLVAFLVIAITLDVALDGAVHLARREDGGGRGLVTDGGRALKEQLFGGEE, from the coding sequence ATGACCACGAAACCCGAACTGAAGCTGGGTTCGCATCTCGTTCCCGGCCTCGCCGCGGCGGCGCTGTTCGTCGTGATGGCCGCGGCGATCCTCTCGTCGTCGATGCCGGAACCGCAGGGCTTCGCCGAGGGGGCGAACATCACGGCCAGTATCGGCTATGCGATGTTCAATTTGGATCTCGGAGACGTCGCCGGCGAGAGCTTCCTCGTCGCGTTCCTCGTGATCGCGATCACGCTCGACGTCGCACTCGACGGTGCCGTGCACCTCGCTCGTCGCGAGGACGGCGGCGGTCGGGGACTCGTCACCGACGGCGGCCGAGCGCTCAAAGAACAGCTGTTCGGAGGTGAGGAGTAA
- the nuoK gene encoding NADH-quinone oxidoreductase subunit NuoK codes for MVPPEYYLLLSAAVFCIGLFGILTRRNALLFLMSVELMLNAANINLVAFSHVWGNVTGQTFALFTMALAAAEVAIGIGIILVLYRNFDGVDVTDATTMRW; via the coding sequence ATGGTGCCACCGGAGTACTATCTGCTTCTCTCCGCCGCGGTCTTCTGCATCGGACTGTTCGGCATCCTGACGCGACGCAACGCGCTGTTGTTCCTGATGTCGGTCGAACTGATGCTGAACGCCGCGAACATCAATCTCGTCGCGTTCTCCCACGTCTGGGGGAACGTCACGGGGCAGACGTTCGCGCTGTTCACGATGGCGCTCGCCGCCGCCGAGGTCGCGATCGGGATCGGTATCATCCTCGTACTGTACCGCAACTTCGACGGCGTCGACGTCACCGACGCGACGACGATGAGGTGGTAA